The Macadamia integrifolia cultivar HAES 741 chromosome 4, SCU_Mint_v3, whole genome shotgun sequence genome contains the following window.
ACGTGCAATTTTTAATAAAGAGAAAGATACCTTGCTCACTTGCATGTGTCTACATCCAAACACAGGTGGGCTCCAAAAGTCCATGTTGCCCCCAACCCAAATGCCTCCACGTGCCCCTATCGACCAATGTTCTTTTGCCTTTTTAATATTGAgatattaaaatttcaaaatatcttgaaaataccttttctgtttttcatccttacattaaatattttaaaagatTAAATCCTAACCAATATTAATTCTCAACTGTTAAGATCTGTTGGGTGGGAGGGCATTGTCATGCAAGTTTGTATGAAATACGATAGGACATAATTGTCAGACAGTTTGGTATAGGGTAAACACGTGACCCCAACTAAATTAATAATCGAGTTATTCTTATATAACGCACATAGACCACACACTTGATTTCAATATAAATCCCAATTGGGTCATGCAAGTGGAATGATCAAAGTAGTGAACAAGTCGGGTTCAAACTTAAAACAGATAACTAAATGGAATCACTTAAATCTCTCAAGTAGGAAGTTGACCATGAATGTGACTCTCACCAATCCACATTGAACTTGAATGAACTtcttcagtaaaaaaaaaaaaaaaaagggtgttctACAGTAACGATCGCAGCGAACCCACAACCAGACGATTCGAATGAAGAATTAAGAGTATTTTTACCATTAGACTACCAACCGTATTGGTGCATTAAAGCCTATAGGCAGTGGTTTAAAAGAGCATTTAATACATCCATAAGAACGGCATTTTTGAGTATTGTCTAGTACAAAACAGAACAAAgccatattaatatatatatgtgttgggGGCCTGGAGCAGTGAATGGGATCTATCACCCACGTTGTCTTGCACTGTTTAGTGTTTGTCAATCCCCCAACTCTATACTTcagtttgtttctttcttttcttctgcttGGGGCTCATATTGTAGGGAACCAAGGGTGGCCTGCCTCATGGCTCATACTAATTAGGATCTTAAATATTACCGGTgccttaccattttttttttttttaagggagcAAAATGTCTTAACTTGAGAATGTGTCTAACAAAAAATATTCGGTATTTGCGATAATGTTTTGCTCGTGGGTGAGGgaaaactgataaaaaaaataaggaataagTTTTTATATCACCACTGTGACCATGTGATTggactattaggtcatcattacACTTTCATCACGAAGCTTATGTTTGGTTTACATTATTGGAATTATAGGGTTCATAATGCATTATAGGCTCGGAATCTATTCCGGGAATGCATTCTAAACTATAGAAGCTTAAATTATCCCTCCTCACTCGATACAATCTTATGGAAGTGGATGTGGATATTCCTTTTCACCAATGATATAGAGAAACTAGGTTGAAAAAACAATAATGCCAATTTTCAATTACCTTCTATCTATATAATCAACCTATGATAGCCACAATTGCCTGATtatagagagaagaagagaattttCATTGTTTCCTATGTTAATCAATCATCCTGGAGATGTAAAATATGGCAAAGACATGGTTGAAGAAGCtcttacatatttttcttatgaGTTTAGTTTTAAGCCCATGGACAAAAACAGTTCTCTGAGTTGCATGAAAGGATACACTTGCACCCTCTCTGTCTCCCCTCATCACATTAAATGACTTTGTTGACCCCTTCTAGTTACAAAACCATTCAATCTCCCCTAACTGGTGTGGCTTGTATTCGTTGTTTGCTCAAAGAATCATCTCCATAAAGTATATAATAGTACgtgtataaaaaaataaaataaaaaaggagtgCTTTCTATTAAGAAGAGAGTCCAAGATGGTGATTGTTAACTTCTTGGAGAATGTTTTCCACCATCAGTGGAGTAGGATTCATTTACCCATTGAGGATCATTATTATTCCGCCCCCAATTGTACGAAGTCAATAATGTCCCTCCTTATTGTTTTTTATACCCTTCTCAAGATACACAAACTCGGATATGATTCCTCTCCAACTACACAGGCGTCCAACCATTTATTTCTCACCCAACCAACGGTTGAGAAGAGTTGGACGTACATCTAAACACTTGAGGATGCATGTCCAAGTCCTTCCCGTAAATGATTCTCCATTTATTATAGGTGAAGGGAAACCAAAACAGATCCTCTCTAGTGTGTGAGAGAGTACAACACATCTAACAACTGAACCGGTTGGGTTATATGTCCAGATGTTGGAATGTGTATCCAAAATACTCCCAACCATCGGATGTGACTGAGCTGTCTCTGctctggagaggatctgaaatTGCCCCTCCACTTCACTGTTTTGAAACTGAAAACTCgaaaaagaaagtgaaaggACTTGTTGGCCAGTTGGGGGTGTTGGACCACTCCTAAGGTTCGAAATTCACAATCCAATGGAGTCAACTAGGTCAACTTTAGATTGCCGCCGCTTGCGGAAACAGGAGGATAAGAGATTGGAGACGGCAAAGCCAAAGCCCGACTCCCAAATTCAAAAAGTCTCCCGAAACCACATAATAGTGCGCGTCTTAAGGTCACCTTATTGCTCTAAATACTAATTTTCCATTTCCATTAGTTAAATTATAGAGTAATAGAGTAGAGACTGATTGATGTAAGGTTTGACCTAATCTCTTCATTTCTACGTAATCTAGAGACCCTTTAGGTTCCTAATCGAGGTGAAACCTGAGTTGCTTCATGGGTGTTTGACCTTTCTCAATCTCACCCATTCATGGGCAATTTGTTTGTTTTCAACTTTTATAGTCTTGTAGAAAAAGAATACATATTGATCTTCTTGTCGTTGCTCTGTCTTTGTTGTTCTTTACTCTCATGTCCTATTCATAGCCATGGCTTTGCGTTTGGATTTCATCTGGGTTAAGGTCCTCTTGTCTTAAGTAGCTGTGTCTTTAttctttactctttttttgtCGTATCATAGTCATGGCTTTGTGTTTGGATCTTTGGATTTGATTTCATCTGAAAGTTTACGTCTCAGACAAGTTAATTAAAATTCCCATTTCACTTTCTCTGTAAGAGTGTGGGTGGACTGGAGTGAAGTGACAGAGCAAGggagaaaagggaagggaagggaagcatTAGTCTTCTTCATCCATCTCTGATTCTTTCACAGTGGGCAAAAAAGCTTCTTTTTTTACAGAATAGTTACTGTGTACTTGGGTTTATCAATCAATGCTTTAAATGCGGGCGGTTCAACCAAATCCACACATGAAAGCAGTTCctacttccttcccttctcagGTATATTGTATATACATttccttcttattcttctctggATTCTTATCATTTGCTTTGGTTTATCTTCTGTTTCGTATGATCTATCGCATCcctgaaaaaaatgaaattttctcaCTCAGTTGTGAATGTTGCGTTCTTGAAATGCTAAAACCCAGTTGTAGCAATGGGGATTtttgcttcattttcttttctttcagttGCCCATTTTTCTCTGTCCATCGGGTTATTTAGATTATAAAAATGCTTCTCTGCAATCTgtgatttgggtttttcttaGGTTCACGGGAATATATCGCATTTGGCTTGTATTTCAGAATTGATGCTCGAGCATGGCCTCAGATCTACCGGCTGCCCATCTGACGATTAGCTTTTATTCGTCCATTTGCGGTGGTAGCTTATGAGGAAGCATGAAATCCCTCAACTTGTTTCCGAATCCATTTGGTCTCTGATTTCTTCTGGAGAGCTGGAGCAAATTTTTGTAGAGGGTTTTCGTAGTGGATCCATTTCTGTCTGAGGTGATTCTTGGAGTAGAAAATGGAAGTCCGGATGAAGAACTACAGACAGACGAGCCCAGACAGGGCTAGAGTTTGGAAGGAGCCGTCACCTAAGCACCAAACTAGAAAAGTTCCTGTTGTTTACTATCTCTGCAGAAATCGACATCTCGAACATCCCCATTTCATTGAGGTTTCGCTCTCATCACCTGAAGGCCTTTACTTGAGTGGTAAATAATAAACTCATTCTTATTTGATCCCTCTGCTTaactctcctcttgcttttgtaattttagcatttgttttatttaatttgTTCTGCAGATGTTATTGATAGGCTTAATGTTCTTAGAGGAAGAGGCATGGCTTCCATGTATTCGTGGTCTTGTAAGAGGTGAATGCCATGGCAAAActtccaccttttttttcttttttggttattCTTTATTCACCTTCTAATTGGATCTTATGCTCGTTGAAGGAGCTACAAAAATGGTTATGTTTGGCATGATCTCTGTGAAGATGACCTGATTCTTCCTGCTCATGGAAATGAATATGTTCTCAAAGGTTCTGAGCTCTTAGAAGAATCTCATTCAGGTAAACTAGTAACTCTTGAGGGTTTCTTAATGTAGAACAAGGTGAATGGATAACCTCAAAAGAAAGATTTTTAGTTGTTTTTTGggttctcttcttccctttccaggTCGTTTCCATCCCACTGTTAATACCAGGTTGAAGAATCCAATTCAACTACAAGAACCCACGTCTTCCCCTAGCCCTGagacttcttcatcttcttcaggcATGATGGTTGGGAAAGGGGTGAAAACttctcaagaggatgaaatcTCTCCTCCACTCCAACGGCCAAGTCCCTCTAGCATGTCTCCAGATACTAGAGTAGGAAGCAACCCCTCTTATTGTGGCTCTAGGAGCTTAACAGAGTACAAGATCTGTAAGGGAGCTCAAGCAGCTGATGCTTCAACCCAGACTGAGGTAATAAGTGTGAGGAGAGATAAGGCCAGAGAAACCTGTACAAGAGGTGTTTCAACTGATAATGGGTCAATGGAGCTTGAATGCAATGGGAGTCCTGAGAACCAGATTCTGCATGTTAAGGAGAACTCTGAGCTATATGGGGATGAGATTTCCCCACCTCCATCTTCTTCAAGCACTTCTTCTTCTGGCGGAAAGGTGGAGACTTTGGAGTCTTTAATCAGAGCTGATGCTAATAAGATAAATAGCTTCAGGatacttgaagaagaagccGTAAGTTTGCCCTCCAATATGAAATTCAAGCCTGCAAACATGTTAATGCAATTGATCTCCTGTGGGTCTATCTCAGTGAAAGAACACAATTTTGGCATCGTACCTGCCTACAGACCTAGGTTTCCTCATTGTAAATTTCCCTCTCCATTGTTTTCTAAAACAATCATGCTGGGGGAGTTTGACTCCTTGGCAGAGAATCCAAGACCGATGGGGCTGAGATTGGAAGACAAAGACTATTTTAGTGGAAGCTTGATTGAGAGAAACATTTACAGGGAAGGAGATGGACTGACTGTTCTCAAAAGGTCTTCTTCATACAATGCTGACAGGTAATTCTGATTCCAGCTCTATATTGTAGTTTTTCACATTTCTCTCTAGGGGATGAAGTTCCAGAAACTGAACCCAGGAAATGAATGTGATTACCTGATCTGGTGAATGCTGGCTCTAGATGTTTGTAGACCAACATTCTTGATTAATTAATAGGTTTGTCTCATTCAATTTGTTTCTAGCTTTGTTCTACAACTTGGGTTGCAAATACCTAATCTTGGGCATCTTTATTGCATTTTATCTAACTAGGAGTACccggtgcatgaggctcctgcatgTGCGAGGTCTGGGGAGGCGAGAattatgcagccttaccccgagaatgtcaagAGGCTGTTTCGACCTTGCATTTTATCTAACTAAATATTATTCTGAATAATGTTGAGGACATCAACCAAAAATTATGATAAGATGCCTTGTTGAGAATCGAATATTTGCTTAATCCTTTGGAAGGGACCACTCCTGTGATCTTCCCTTCTTCTATTTGAAGTAGATTCTCTAGTCTTTACTTTCTGTTTAAAGTTAATTAGGTGCTCTAGTATGTGGACATGTTGCTACTAGTTAGAATCCTAAACTTCTGTTTTGTTCTTCTAAGAAGATAACTATAAGAACTAAAAAAATGCAGGACTCCTGAGACACAGGAATCGGCAGCAGGTGACAAGGAGAGGGAGACTGGTAATGTGCGTTTGAAATGCATCCCTCGATCAACCAAACCCCCATCGGGTAAGCCACCAAGGAATGAAACAATGAGATCCCCTGTTTTAGATGCACCCAGGAAATCTTCGGCAGCTGCGGAGGTTTCACAACCCTTGTTTCATGGTGCAAGCAATGGTGGCAGCAGGAGAATTACAGAGCCTTCCACAGGGAAGAGACCATCAAAGAGACTAGACTCTTTCAGGGAAGAGGAGAAagtgataaaaatagaagaaagttAAGTGTTGATTCGTCCTCCCTTGCTATGTAGTATAAGGATTATCAGATCTCTTCTATGTTGATGGTATTGTTCTAGTTGATTGAGACTATGTTTTTCTTATTCCTACAGGCTTGCTTCAGGAGCTCGGGTTATAATTCAATCCCAAGGACCCTTGTGAAGAGAACAGAGGCACCTCATAGGGAGGTGGGATTTGGATGGTTTTCAGATTTGTTTCTTCTACAGAtaattaaatagaaaaatattacGGGAGCAGTTGAATGGGGGACTTTCATATGTAGTTAATGAAGGAAGCCTTGTATAGTTCTGTGTTAGAGCAAGTGTgggttttgttctttttatCTATCAGCAGAAGGAAGTTGGCTGGTGACTGCAAATTCGGGAAAGGATAGATAGGTAACAGAGTAAGCAGAAAAATGTTTCAAGTTTTAGAGTGAGGCTTGCCGCTTGTGAGATTTGAATTTTTGTACTTGTTTGAAAGAATGTGTCAGAATTTAATAGATTGTACTCTGTTTCTATTGTTTAATGctctgtttttcattttcttgggcCGGGTTTCTATATTGCGGAATATAGGCCACAACTCAGATCCAACACCTTAGAGTGTTTTGGCACGAAACCCAACACACAATGAGGAACATCGCTGATCAAACCAACAATTGGATGGAAAATTGATAATTTTAGTTACATTGTTCATtatatagattaaaaaaaaaaaaaaaaattgttgcagAGATTTATATTTCAACAAGAGAAGTGGGATTGCTTTGAAACTAACTTAGATGAATAAGCAATGACTTGACAAGTCCACAAATTTGAGCTCCAAGATGATGGTGCGTAGAAGATATTTGGGCGAAAAGGCTTCCTTCATAGGCCATCATGAAGATTGGAGACCTTTCCCCAGGTGGAAGGGATTtaggaaaaaataaagttgaAGGTGCTGTATCCATTAAAGGAGTCACTCACTATCATAAAGTTGATATTTTACGAGTAATGATGCCATCTTGATTCAAATTCATCACACTACTGAGGCTCAGCTACGCATTTTTTTAAGCCGGTACTAAAAGTGCTTTCAGTACTCTATAGATGGCTTAAAtgtttgtgtgaaaatcgtctacaGTCGTTGCACCGGTGTGCCATAAACATATACGGTGCTGTGTTACCTGGTAACACTTGCTCAATTGCTTTTGTCATTGCTACTTCTTGGTTAGTAATAAATGCAACAAGATGATTCCCAGACATAGCCTTCAACAATGTCTCCAGCAACCAAGCAAAATACTGCTCAGTTCCATTATGTAGTATTTTGCAAGCAAACAGGACTGTCTGAAGATGATGGCTTACACCAACAATTGGAGCTAATGGTCATCCAAATTTGTTAGCCCCATACATTG
Protein-coding sequences here:
- the LOC122075200 gene encoding protein SOSEKI 3-like, with the protein product MEVRMKNYRQTSPDRARVWKEPSPKHQTRKVPVVYYLCRNRHLEHPHFIEVSLSSPEGLYLSDVIDRLNVLRGRGMASMYSWSCKRSYKNGYVWHDLCEDDLILPAHGNEYVLKGSELLEESHSGRFHPTVNTRLKNPIQLQEPTSSPSPETSSSSSGMMVGKGVKTSQEDEISPPLQRPSPSSMSPDTRVGSNPSYCGSRSLTEYKICKGAQAADASTQTEVISVRRDKARETCTRGVSTDNGSMELECNGSPENQILHVKENSELYGDEISPPPSSSSTSSSGGKVETLESLIRADANKINSFRILEEEAVSLPSNMKFKPANMLMQLISCGSISVKEHNFGIVPAYRPRFPHCKFPSPLFSKTIMLGEFDSLAENPRPMGLRLEDKDYFSGSLIERNIYREGDGLTVLKRSSSYNADRTPETQESAAGDKERETGNVRLKCIPRSTKPPSGKPPRNETMRSPVLDAPRKSSAAAEVSQPLFHGASNGGSRRITEPSTGKRPSKRLDSFREEEKVIKIEERLASGARVIIQSQGPL